From Herbiconiux flava, one genomic window encodes:
- a CDS encoding flavin monoamine oxidase family protein, which yields MAIERRTFLAGAVSALSLAALTACTPDAPRPTPSPSASLAPTPLSPVPRPAAYLRSSWSSDPFSLGSFSSTPVGAGPGDRATLRETVGDRVVFAGEAVASEHPGTLQGALESGAAAAERVRAIADDGERIAVIGAGLAGATAARALADAGFDVVVLEGRDRVGGRILTRTESGWPFPVELGSPTVSGPALDDALLASDVDTLGLASVSEVRTASGEVDPPSTVGPDAVAAAVAWARSQAADVSLASALSASGAEDVPTEPDADGVSPADRLAHYLDTAVATRAGATVFELSASYGVAEPASAGGADGSDTDPDTPRLVVGGLDAIVEAALDDLDVVLSSTVIRIGYDDDGVSLRLGRGESLNVDRVVVTVPLGVLKTGAIEFAPALPQPTLDAIDALGVGELEQLWLRFDEPFWSTDATVLSVIDDTAVVAEWINLLPSTGQAILVGLTAADDVPVGAALGDGEFVEAALATLVPFIDPAAGATATATPEPTAAG from the coding sequence TTGGCAATCGAGCGACGAACCTTCCTCGCAGGGGCCGTGTCGGCCCTGTCGCTGGCCGCCCTGACGGCCTGCACTCCCGACGCCCCCCGGCCGACGCCGTCGCCCTCGGCGTCGCTCGCGCCGACGCCGCTCTCCCCCGTCCCGCGCCCGGCCGCCTACCTCCGGAGCTCCTGGTCCTCCGACCCGTTCTCGCTCGGCTCGTTCAGCAGCACGCCGGTCGGCGCGGGGCCCGGCGACCGGGCGACGCTCCGCGAGACCGTGGGCGACCGGGTCGTCTTCGCGGGTGAGGCCGTGGCGTCGGAGCATCCGGGAACCCTGCAGGGAGCCCTCGAGTCGGGTGCTGCAGCGGCCGAGCGCGTGCGTGCGATCGCCGACGACGGTGAGCGCATCGCCGTGATCGGCGCGGGGCTCGCGGGGGCGACCGCCGCCCGGGCGCTGGCCGACGCCGGCTTCGACGTCGTCGTGCTCGAGGGGCGGGACCGGGTGGGCGGGCGCATCCTGACCCGCACGGAGAGCGGATGGCCGTTCCCGGTCGAGCTCGGATCGCCGACGGTCTCCGGTCCGGCGCTCGACGACGCGCTGCTCGCGTCCGACGTCGACACCCTGGGCCTCGCGAGCGTCTCCGAGGTGCGCACGGCCTCGGGCGAGGTCGACCCGCCGAGCACGGTGGGGCCGGATGCGGTGGCCGCCGCCGTGGCGTGGGCCCGCTCCCAGGCGGCCGACGTCTCGCTGGCCTCGGCGCTGTCGGCGTCGGGCGCCGAGGACGTGCCCACCGAGCCGGACGCCGACGGCGTCTCCCCCGCCGACCGGCTCGCCCACTACCTCGACACCGCCGTGGCCACCCGCGCAGGTGCGACCGTTTTCGAGCTCTCGGCGTCCTACGGGGTGGCCGAGCCCGCGTCGGCCGGGGGCGCCGACGGGTCGGACACCGACCCCGACACGCCGCGGCTCGTTGTCGGCGGGCTCGACGCGATCGTGGAGGCCGCCCTCGACGACCTCGACGTGGTGCTCTCGAGCACGGTCATCCGCATCGGCTACGACGACGACGGCGTGAGCCTCAGGCTCGGCCGCGGCGAGTCGCTGAACGTCGACCGGGTCGTCGTCACCGTGCCGCTAGGCGTGCTGAAGACCGGGGCGATCGAGTTCGCCCCTGCACTGCCACAGCCGACCCTCGACGCGATCGACGCCCTGGGCGTGGGTGAGCTGGAGCAGCTCTGGCTGCGCTTCGACGAGCCGTTCTGGTCGACCGACGCGACCGTGCTCTCGGTGATCGACGACACCGCCGTGGTGGCCGAGTGGATCAACCTGCTGCCCTCGACGGGTCAGGCGATCCTGGTGGGGCTGACCGCGGCCGACGATGTGCCGGTGGGTGCGGCCCTCGGCGACGGCGAGTTCGTCGAGGCGGCCCTGGCGACCCTCGTGCCGTTCATCGACCCCGCCGCCGGAGCCACCGCGACCGCCACTCCGGAGCCGACGGCAGCCGGCTGA
- a CDS encoding pilus assembly protein CpaE yields the protein MISIELARALRTAGLRWHPRSGDGFVIETAEAGGEVYTVSEMTVEVHEHPGGSLIGFNGTTEWALDSVDLGDTLWLPREDQLRELLRDGFVSLTTERVDGDALYLVTAVIRGDERRYEALSAADAYGEAVLDLIVRSLVADDEAGVGGES from the coding sequence ATGATCTCCATCGAGCTCGCCCGCGCGCTCCGCACCGCCGGGCTCCGCTGGCACCCCCGCTCGGGCGACGGCTTCGTCATCGAGACGGCCGAGGCGGGCGGCGAGGTGTACACGGTCAGCGAGATGACCGTCGAGGTGCACGAGCATCCGGGCGGAAGCCTGATCGGCTTCAACGGAACCACGGAGTGGGCGCTCGACTCGGTCGACCTCGGCGACACGCTCTGGCTGCCGCGCGAGGACCAGCTCCGGGAGCTGCTGCGCGACGGCTTCGTCTCGCTCACCACCGAGCGGGTCGACGGCGACGCGCTCTACCTCGTGACCGCCGTGATCCGGGGCGACGAGCGCCGCTACGAGGCGCTCAGCGCGGCCGACGCCTACGGCGAGGCTGTGCTCGACCTGATCGTGCGCAGTCTGGTGGCTGACGACGAGGCGGGTGTCGGCGGGGAGTCATAG
- a CDS encoding aldo/keto reductase, whose product MTENTVPTVTLNNGTTIPQLGFGVFKVDPDKTNRVVRDALEVGYRHLDTARIYHNEEGVGRAVRESGIARDELFITTKLWNDDQTRPAEAFEKSLARLGTDYVDLYLIHWPTPERDTYVDAWRGLIEIAQSGRAKAIGVSNFTIDHLERLIAETDVVPAVNQVELHVDFQQAELRSFAAEQGIAIEAWGPLGQGKINESPELAAIAEAHGKSVPQTIIRWHLDIGDIVIPKSNDKGRMAQNFDVLDFELSASEIATIATLDRGEDGRNGTNPIEFN is encoded by the coding sequence ATGACGGAGAACACAGTCCCCACAGTCACCCTGAACAACGGCACCACCATCCCCCAGCTCGGCTTCGGCGTCTTCAAGGTCGATCCCGACAAGACGAACCGCGTGGTGCGCGACGCCCTCGAGGTCGGTTACCGCCACCTCGACACGGCCCGCATCTACCACAACGAAGAAGGCGTCGGCCGGGCCGTGCGCGAGTCGGGCATCGCCCGCGACGAGCTCTTCATCACCACCAAGCTCTGGAACGACGACCAGACCCGTCCGGCCGAGGCCTTCGAGAAGAGCCTCGCCCGCCTCGGCACCGACTACGTCGACCTCTACCTCATCCACTGGCCCACCCCCGAGCGCGACACCTACGTCGACGCGTGGCGCGGGCTGATCGAGATCGCGCAGTCCGGCCGGGCCAAGGCCATCGGCGTGTCCAACTTCACGATCGACCACCTCGAGCGCCTGATCGCCGAGACCGACGTGGTGCCGGCCGTCAACCAGGTCGAGCTGCACGTCGACTTCCAGCAGGCCGAGCTGCGGTCGTTCGCCGCCGAGCAGGGCATCGCCATCGAGGCCTGGGGCCCGCTCGGCCAGGGCAAGATCAACGAGTCGCCCGAGCTCGCCGCCATCGCCGAGGCGCACGGCAAGTCGGTGCCGCAGACGATCATCCGCTGGCACCTCGACATCGGCGACATCGTCATCCCGAAGAGCAACGACAAGGGCCGCATGGCTCAGAACTTCGACGTGCTCGACTTCGAGCTGTCGGCCTCCGAGATCGCCACCATCGCCACGCTCGACCGCGGCGAGGACGGGCGCAACGGCACGAACCCGATCGAGTTCAACTAG
- a CDS encoding DUF1295 domain-containing protein: MIPLMASVWVLIASVLVTWVLSLVTREYSWVDRIWSIVPVLYVWIFAGATGFTDLRLMLMASVVTLWGARLTFNFARKGGYGRGGQDYRWSILKKRMPAPAFQVFDLLFIAGFQNLVLWLIAMPAYFAYQNRATPFGLLDIVLLVLFAAALVGETIADEQQWRFHLRKHAAGTAGEATGDKPFLTRGLFRLSRHPNYFFELAQWYLFFGVGAVAAGTVLQFSALGPLLLTVVFIGSTIFTESISRGKYPQYDAYRRTTSALVPWFPRRTSADTAS, translated from the coding sequence ATGATCCCGTTGATGGCCTCGGTCTGGGTGCTGATCGCGAGCGTGCTGGTCACCTGGGTGCTCTCCCTGGTGACGCGCGAGTACTCCTGGGTCGACCGGATCTGGTCGATCGTCCCGGTGCTCTACGTCTGGATATTCGCGGGCGCGACCGGCTTCACCGATCTGCGGCTGATGTTGATGGCCTCCGTCGTGACGCTCTGGGGCGCCCGACTGACGTTCAACTTCGCGCGCAAGGGCGGCTACGGCCGAGGAGGCCAGGACTACCGCTGGAGCATCCTGAAGAAGCGGATGCCCGCCCCCGCCTTCCAGGTGTTCGACCTGCTGTTCATCGCGGGCTTCCAGAACCTCGTGCTGTGGCTCATCGCGATGCCGGCCTACTTCGCCTACCAGAATCGCGCGACCCCGTTCGGGCTGCTGGACATCGTGCTGCTCGTGCTGTTCGCCGCCGCGCTCGTGGGCGAGACGATCGCCGACGAGCAGCAGTGGCGCTTCCATCTTCGGAAGCACGCGGCTGGAACGGCCGGGGAAGCGACCGGAGACAAGCCGTTCCTGACCCGAGGGCTCTTCCGCCTGAGCCGGCACCCGAACTACTTCTTCGAGCTGGCCCAGTGGTACCTCTTCTTCGGCGTCGGCGCCGTGGCGGCCGGCACCGTGCTGCAGTTCTCGGCGCTCGGGCCCCTGCTGCTGACCGTCGTCTTCATCGGCTCGACGATTTTCACCGAGAGCATCTCCCGCGGGAAGTACCCCCAGTACGACGCCTATCGCCGGACGACGTCGGCGCTCGTCCCGTGGTTCCCCCGCAGGACGAGCGCCGACACCGCTAGTTGA
- a CDS encoding FHA domain-containing protein produces the protein MTSNVNDDRTTRITVPTPTGDTTLSLTGEFAAQLAALEGGVSGEELDSIAALPSGSALLIVRRGPNAGARFLLDTSTTTVGRHPNADIFLDDVTVSRRHAEFSRHGHTFIVRDLGSLNGTYVGGARVEEALLDDGAEVQIGKFRLTFYPSRIDVVTAAGE, from the coding sequence ATGACGAGCAACGTGAACGACGACCGCACGACCCGGATCACCGTGCCCACTCCGACGGGTGACACCACTCTCTCGCTGACCGGTGAGTTCGCCGCGCAGCTGGCCGCGCTCGAGGGCGGTGTGAGCGGCGAGGAGCTCGACTCCATCGCGGCGCTGCCGTCGGGTTCGGCGCTGCTGATCGTGCGCCGCGGCCCCAACGCGGGCGCCCGGTTCCTGCTCGACACCTCGACCACCACGGTCGGCCGGCACCCCAACGCCGACATCTTCCTCGACGACGTCACCGTCTCGCGCCGGCACGCGGAGTTCTCCCGCCACGGCCACACCTTCATCGTGCGCGACCTCGGGTCGCTGAACGGCACCTATGTCGGAGGCGCGCGGGTCGAAGAGGCGCTGCTCGACGACGGGGCCGAAGTGCAGATCGGCAAGTTCCGGCTCACGTTCTACCCGTCGCGCATCGACGTCGTCACCGCCGCGGGAGAGTAG
- a CDS encoding MerR family transcriptional regulator encodes MPNAAPAPGQQPAAPLLGIGQVLARLTTEFPDLTPSKLRFLEERGLVHPARTPSGYRKFSQNDLSRLKLILTMQRDCYLPLAVIKDYLADVDAGLNPPMPGAALPGGASILQTGRRLSREELTREAGATPMLVQDAFSASVITPAETYGEDSLIVLKALVELQRSGIEPRHLRGFRQAAERELGLIESALMPVARRRDPSSRVKAAELAVEIAGQLEVVRSSLIRSALSRIVP; translated from the coding sequence GTGCCGAACGCCGCTCCCGCGCCCGGGCAGCAGCCCGCGGCGCCGCTTCTCGGCATCGGTCAGGTGCTCGCGAGGCTGACGACCGAGTTCCCCGACCTCACCCCCTCCAAGCTCCGCTTCCTCGAGGAGCGCGGGCTCGTGCATCCGGCCCGCACCCCCTCGGGCTACCGCAAGTTCTCGCAGAACGATCTGAGCCGGTTGAAGCTCATCCTCACGATGCAGCGCGACTGCTACCTGCCGCTCGCCGTCATCAAGGACTACCTCGCCGACGTCGACGCCGGGTTGAACCCTCCGATGCCGGGCGCGGCGCTGCCGGGCGGCGCCTCCATCCTGCAGACGGGGCGGCGGCTCAGCCGCGAAGAGCTCACCCGCGAGGCGGGCGCGACGCCGATGCTGGTGCAGGATGCGTTCTCGGCCTCGGTGATCACCCCCGCCGAGACCTATGGCGAGGATTCGCTGATCGTGCTGAAGGCCCTCGTCGAGCTGCAGCGCAGCGGCATCGAACCGCGGCACCTGCGCGGGTTCCGGCAGGCGGCGGAGCGCGAGCTCGGGCTGATCGAGAGCGCTCTGATGCCGGTCGCGCGACGCCGCGATCCGTCGAGCCGCGTCAAGGCGGCCGAGCTGGCCGTCGAGATCGCGGGGCAGCTCGAGGTGGTGCGGTCGAGCCTCATCCGCTCGGCGCTCAGCCGCATCGTCCCGTGA
- a CDS encoding MerR family transcriptional regulator — MSELSQGDDSRYDLGLLFTDGLPDLDDANGYRGAVAARAAGITYRQLDYWARTALVEPTVRGAAGSGSQRLYGFRDILVLKLVKRLLDTGISLQQIRTAINQLRESGINDLAQTTLMSDGASVYLCTSNDEVIDLVSRGQGVFGIAVGKVLREVEHSLVDLDSVVTDPADELAARRASRKAV; from the coding sequence ATGAGCGAGCTCAGCCAAGGCGACGATTCTCGCTACGACCTCGGCCTCCTGTTCACCGACGGACTGCCCGACCTCGACGACGCGAACGGCTACCGCGGCGCCGTCGCGGCCCGCGCCGCCGGTATCACCTACCGTCAGCTCGACTACTGGGCGCGCACCGCGCTCGTCGAGCCCACCGTCCGCGGAGCGGCCGGATCCGGCTCGCAGCGCCTCTACGGCTTCCGCGACATCCTCGTGCTCAAGCTCGTGAAGCGCCTGCTCGACACCGGAATCTCGCTGCAGCAGATTCGCACGGCCATCAACCAGCTGCGCGAGTCGGGCATCAACGACCTCGCTCAGACGACGCTCATGTCCGACGGCGCCAGCGTCTACCTCTGCACCTCCAACGACGAGGTCATCGACCTCGTCAGCCGCGGCCAGGGCGTCTTCGGCATCGCCGTCGGCAAGGTCCTCCGCGAGGTCGAGCACTCCCTCGTCGACCTCGACTCGGTCGTCACCGACCCGGCCGACGAGCTCGCGGCTCGCCGCGCCTCCCGCAAAGCCGTCTGA
- a CDS encoding SDR family NAD(P)-dependent oxidoreductase, which yields MSGVVLSRHLLPRMLESDWGRILFISSESGVNVPADMVHYGATKTAQLAVANGLAKLTRGTGVTVNSVLGGPTYSDGVAQAVDRIARGQGVPAGHLKAAIAAENRTSLLERFIEPSEIAALVTYLASPRSSATNGAALRADGGVLTTVV from the coding sequence ATGAGCGGGGTGGTGCTGTCCCGGCATCTGCTGCCCCGGATGCTCGAGAGCGACTGGGGCCGGATCCTCTTCATCAGCAGCGAGTCGGGCGTGAACGTGCCGGCCGACATGGTGCACTACGGCGCCACGAAAACGGCGCAGCTGGCCGTTGCCAACGGCCTGGCGAAGCTCACGCGCGGAACCGGGGTCACCGTCAACTCCGTTCTCGGCGGCCCCACCTACTCCGACGGTGTCGCCCAGGCGGTCGACCGCATCGCGCGCGGCCAGGGTGTACCGGCCGGGCACCTCAAAGCCGCGATCGCCGCCGAGAACCGCACGTCGCTGCTCGAGCGGTTCATAGAACCGTCCGAGATCGCGGCACTGGTGACCTACCTGGCGAGCCCGAGGTCATCGGCCACGAACGGAGCAGCGCTCCGGGCCGACGGCGGAGTGCTCACCACCGTCGTCTGA
- a CDS encoding MarR family winged helix-turn-helix transcriptional regulator, which translates to MIDDTSSGELAGDDLQTWAGLATLLEWLPSALDAQLLRDSGITHFEYGILYALAEADERTLRMSVLAGFANSSLSRLSRAVTRLENRGWVTRHPDPADGRYTLAVLTAAGVETCARATPGHVQTVNHLALDRLTAAQKRQLQAITRRILPAIAPDTGWKPPTAHAARD; encoded by the coding sequence ATGATCGACGACACCTCGTCAGGTGAGCTGGCCGGCGACGACCTGCAGACATGGGCCGGGCTCGCCACCCTGCTCGAATGGCTGCCGTCCGCGCTCGACGCGCAGCTGCTGCGGGACTCGGGCATCACGCATTTCGAGTACGGCATCCTCTATGCACTGGCGGAGGCCGACGAGCGCACCCTGCGTATGAGCGTGCTCGCGGGATTCGCGAACAGCTCCTTGTCGCGACTGTCCCGCGCCGTCACCCGCCTCGAGAATCGCGGCTGGGTCACCCGCCACCCCGACCCCGCCGACGGCCGCTACACCCTGGCCGTTCTGACGGCGGCCGGTGTGGAGACCTGCGCCCGGGCCACTCCCGGCCACGTGCAGACCGTGAACCATCTCGCCCTCGACCGCCTCACGGCCGCCCAGAAGCGCCAGCTCCAGGCCATCACCCGTCGCATCCTCCCCGCCATCGCCCCCGACACGGGGTGGAAGCCACCGACCGCCCACGCGGCCCGCGACTGA
- a CDS encoding ParA family protein yields the protein MHVLSVSSLKGGVGKTTVTLGLASAAFAKGLRTLVVDLDPQSDVSTGMDIRVAGHLNVADVLASPKEKVVRAAIAPSGWTKDRGGKIDVLIGSPSALNFDGPHPSIRDIWKLEEALATVESEYDLVLIDCAPSLNALTRTAWAASDRVTVVTEPGLFSVAAADRALRAIEEIRRGLSPRLQPLGIIVNRVRSQSLEHQFRIKELRDMFGPLVLSPQLPERTSLQQAQGAAKPLHVWPGEGAQEMARNFDLLLERVMRTGRVGEYADLKA from the coding sequence GTGCATGTACTCAGCGTCTCTTCCCTCAAGGGGGGTGTGGGCAAGACCACAGTGACGCTCGGGCTCGCTTCCGCCGCGTTCGCCAAGGGTCTCCGCACCCTCGTGGTCGACCTCGACCCCCAGTCCGACGTGTCCACCGGCATGGACATCCGTGTCGCCGGCCACCTCAACGTGGCCGACGTGCTGGCCTCTCCCAAGGAGAAGGTCGTGCGGGCGGCCATCGCCCCCTCGGGCTGGACGAAAGACCGCGGCGGCAAGATCGACGTCCTGATCGGCAGCCCCTCCGCCCTCAACTTCGACGGTCCGCACCCGTCGATCCGCGACATCTGGAAGCTCGAGGAGGCCCTGGCCACCGTCGAGAGCGAGTACGACCTCGTGCTGATCGACTGCGCCCCGTCGCTGAACGCGCTCACGCGCACCGCCTGGGCCGCATCCGACCGCGTCACGGTCGTGACCGAGCCCGGCCTGTTCTCGGTGGCCGCCGCCGACCGCGCCCTGCGCGCGATCGAGGAGATCCGCCGCGGCCTCTCCCCCCGTCTGCAGCCCCTCGGCATCATCGTGAACCGCGTGCGGTCGCAGTCGCTCGAGCACCAGTTCCGCATCAAGGAGCTCCGCGACATGTTCGGCCCGCTGGTGCTCTCGCCCCAGCTGCCCGAGCGCACCTCCCTCCAGCAGGCCCAGGGCGCGGCCAAGCCCCTGCACGTCTGGCCGGGCGAGGGAGCCCAGGAGATGGCCCGCAACTTCGACCTCCTCCTCGAGCGCGTCATGCGCACGGGCCGCGTCGGCGAATACGCCGACCTCAAGGCCTAG